Proteins encoded within one genomic window of Streptomyces taklimakanensis:
- a CDS encoding STAS domain-containing protein — protein sequence MDRGVPGSTSHRGRLTVDVQRHGASLVVTPDGELDHHTADLLREPLERALEDGCKLLVVDCSKLEFCDSTGLNVLLGARLKAEAAGGGIHLAGMRPVVARVFEITGADGVFVLHGTLADALKETAQS from the coding sequence ATGGACCGCGGGGTGCCCGGCAGCACCAGCCACCGGGGTCGGCTGACGGTCGACGTACAGCGCCACGGCGCGAGCCTGGTGGTGACGCCGGACGGCGAACTCGACCACCACACCGCCGATCTGCTGCGCGAGCCGCTGGAGCGTGCGCTGGAGGACGGCTGCAAGCTCCTGGTCGTGGACTGCTCGAAGCTGGAGTTCTGCGATTCCACGGGGCTGAACGTCCTCCTGGGGGCCAGGCTGAAGGCGGAGGCCGCCGGCGGCGGGATCCACCTGGCCGGGATGCGCCCGGTCGTCGCGCGTGTGTTCGAGATCACCGGTGCCGACGGAGTGTTCGTCCTCCACGGGACCTTGGCCGACGCCCTGAAGGAAACGGCGCAGTCCTAG
- a CDS encoding ATP-binding protein — protein MSTTRPQPAGDRGPEPEGTAATAAAPVGQVREMRQVRRLRLMGANGAVPRARDFTRQALHDWGWLPASGPEQRAAAEDALLVVSELVTNACLHADGPEEVRIGLGPKLLRIEVADQGAGLPSPRTPHRPGRPGGHGMFIVQRLCLDWGVVRHPHGAVGKTVWAELAGPDED, from the coding sequence ATGAGCACCACCCGGCCGCAACCGGCGGGCGATCGCGGCCCGGAGCCGGAGGGCACCGCCGCGACCGCAGCCGCACCGGTCGGTCAGGTGCGCGAGATGCGCCAGGTTCGACGGCTGCGGCTCATGGGGGCGAACGGTGCCGTGCCCCGTGCCCGTGACTTCACCCGCCAGGCGCTTCACGACTGGGGCTGGCTCCCGGCTTCCGGTCCCGAACAGCGTGCCGCCGCCGAGGACGCCCTGCTCGTGGTCTCCGAGCTGGTGACGAACGCCTGCCTGCACGCCGACGGCCCCGAAGAGGTGCGCATAGGTCTCGGTCCCAAACTGCTGAGGATCGAAGTGGCCGACCAGGGCGCCGGCCTCCCCTCGCCCCGCACTCCGCACCGTCCCGGGCGGCCGGGCGGCCACGGCATGTTCATCGTCCAGCGGCTCTGTCTGGACTGGGGGGTCGTACGCCACCCCCACGGAGCCGTGGGCAAGACGGTCTGGGCCGAGCTGGCCGGGCCGGACGAGGACTGA